In the genome of Scylla paramamosain isolate STU-SP2022 chromosome 10, ASM3559412v1, whole genome shotgun sequence, the window cataggctCCTTCGTTCCGCTTATCTTCCGCAAGCAGACCGATGCCCGTCACCCACAAGCCTCCTCCCCAGCGTCCCTATTACCGGCAGGGTATGTTACGGTGATGACAATAGCGGAATGGTGAGGAGGAAACCGAAACCCTTGTTAGAATGAACTACGGGATCGAGGTTTCACCGTTAATGTGCCTCAGCTTAGCATACTACAGCAACGCAAACATGAAATACCTCAAGTTCTTTCCCATTAACTAAGTCGACCCGTGTGAACTGCAAATGTatcttctttcacacacacacacacacacacctaattaCTTGATTTACACAGTCTGATTTCTATGAGTATCCAAAAGTCCCTCTGAAGTAAAACGGTgtacatttttcccctttcaaaAAACtacatagcaaaaaaaaaaattagccagGTTCCTGGCAGTCCTGCAAACAACACGAGAAAGCAAAGAATAGGAGaattatatgaaaaattaaatacaatGAGGACCAAACAATGAATCAAACAATCTATCACGAATAACAAATATGGTACAtaaatacatgagagagagagagagagagagagagagagagagagagagagagagagagagagagagagagagagagagagagagagagagagagttgggcaATAGTACGTTGCATTTGCGTGGTAGGTGGgatgtggggggaggggtgaggtgCGTGACGCCTTGGGAGCAGCGGGGAGCGGCAGGTGGTGGTAGGAACAGTTGATTATCACCGTAATACGCAAACCTGGCCGCTTGTTGCTGTCCATGTCAGTCTTATGCTTGTGGTCTGAATGTCAggctccttcattaacagtaagtgtcaaaacctttcaagatctaactcccctcgtgacttctggcatctacccaaaaatatctccaataactttgcttcttctttccctcctttatttcaaccagatggcaccactgctatcacatctatttctaaagctgaactcttcgctcaaacctttgctaaaaactctaccttggacgattctgggcttgttcctccctctcctccaccatctgactacttcatgccacctattaaaattcttcgcaatgatgttttccataccctcgctggcctaaaccctcggaaggcttatggacctgatggggtccctcttattgttctctgaaactgtgcctccgtgcttgcaccttgcctagtcgaactctttcagctctgtctgtcaacatctacctttccttcttgctggaagtttgcctacattcaacctgttcctaaaaagggtgaccgttctaatccctcaaattaccgtcctattgctttaatttcctgtctatctaaagttttttaatctatcctcaacaggaagattcttaaacatcaatcacttcacaaccttctatttgatcgccagtacgggttccgtcaaggccgctctactggtgatcttctggctttccttactgagtcttggtcatcctcttttagagattttggtgaaacttttgctgttgccttggacatctcaaaagcttttgatagagtctagcacaaagctttgatttccaaactaccctcctatcgcttcaatccttctctctgtaacttcatattaagtttcctttctgaccgttccatTGCAGCTGTGGTaggcggtcactgttcttccaaatctattaacagtggtgttcctcagggttctgtcctgtcacccactctcttcttattattcattaatgatcttttaagccaaatttcttgtcctatccactcctacgctgatgataccaccctgcacttttccacgtcttttcatagacgtccaacccttcaggaagtaaacatttcacgcagggaagccacagaacgcttgacttctgatctttctaaaatttttgataggggcagagcaaacttggtattgttcaatgcctcaaaaactcaattcctccatctaccaactcgacacaaccttccagacaactatcccctcttcttcaatgacattcaaatgttcccctcttctacactgaacatcctcggtctgtcctttacttataatctgaactggaaacttcacatctcatctctagctaaaacagcttctatgaagttaggtgttctgagacgtctcgccagttttttttttttttttttttcacccccccagctgctaactctgtacaagggccttatccgtccatgtatggagtatgcttcacatgtctggggggttctactcatactgctcttctttacagggtggaatcaaaagcttttcgtctcatcaactcctctcctctgactgtcttcagcctctctctcaccgccgcaatgttgcatctctagctgtcttctaccgctatttttatcctaactgctcttctgatctcgctaactgcatgcctcccctcccgcggcctcgctgcacaagactttcttctttctctcacccctattctgtccacctctctaacgcaagagttaaccagtattctcaatcattcatccctttctctggtaaactctggaactccctgcctgcttctgtatttccaccttcctatgacttgaattccttcaagagggaggtttcaagacacttattcatcaatttttgactattgttttgacccttttatgggactggcatttcagtgggcatttttttttattggatttttgttgcccttggccagtgtctttcctacataaaaaaaaataataataataataatagtaggaTCTTCGTCAGAGTTTTATGTTTGTGGTCCTTTGAAATGTCACTCTTAATAGTACACGATTGTTGTATCCCTGCATAAGTCCTATTTAGTGGTGTTTTGAACGTCAACAGTAATAGGatctgagtctttttttttttttttttatgtaggaaggacactggccttAGTGATCTTTTATAAGTCACTTTTAGTAACAAGTCATCAGTACAAGTTATAAGTAAATTATTGGATGAGATGATGTATAAATGGTGCACAAACATCTAGCTGTATACAAGATGTGCATTTAAGATAAGATCATACTGAGAATTTATGCAATGAGTAAATCAGTTAATCAATATTCATAAATATAGTTAATAATATAGCCAGTTTCATGCACAATTATCTATCTAAATTTACCAAGCAGaaatgtatcattattattcccaACGCATTGCAATCGTCTCTCACCACATACACCACTGTCCCGATATGCATTGTTGTACACTCCCCACACAGAACTGTACACATTGACTACACCTGCCTCCTTGTCCTTGCAAACTCTAACTCACCCCCTCCTCtaacataccaccaccacacactgtcAGAGGATAACAGACACAACAATGGCGAAGGAAACCCTGACTggtgttgtgattttttttatttccccaaCTTAAGGTTACCATTTACTCTGCCGGGACAGGCGCTGGAGCTGGAGCAGCGGCAGGGGGTGCTACAGGCTTTTCCATCTTGTTTTCAGAGTGAGGCTCAGTGGGCATCACCTCCTCCTgtacaacaaacaaacatcaagATAAGCAATGCTGcagactttcctttctttatggGCTCTGGAAACTTAAAAGATgtgtaagaaaacaagggaaattcCAAGTAGCCACCAGGTCTACATGGAGTAGTCCCTGTTTGAAACAACttcctatttccacctttcactctaatccataaatctgtctaatcttttagtTTCCAAATGACTTGGCactaacctgattactgagtataTTACATTCATTCAGCACTTTCTGAACCAATTCCCTCCTGTCACTTAATTCTAACTTTACGAAATTTGAacctcattatttcttgtcctatcctgattacaaACCTTGAGAATTTTccttgtcacccttgttatatccaaTACACCACTTAAAATAATTTACATGTTGGATTGTACATGATTATGGAGACTCAGCAGTGTTAATAAGGCCCATATTTAGAAACACCTTGCcatctcaccacaactattttcaaaggtcacagagatgatcattcgggttctcaagagtgttcatGCTATTGATAATGTTGAAAtcttgtcactagaaccataaaaacactcttaaaaacccatgtcacttcaactagagccttttcaaagtagtggaggtgtagaactgaagcatttcagaatatagtcctaAAGCTGACCCAATACACAGGAAACCTTTCAAAACTGCGACTGATGAaatatggcagagagagagagagagagagagagagagagagagagagagagagagagagagagagagagagagagagagagagagagagagaggagagagagagagagagagagagagagagagagagagagagagagagagagagagagagagagagagagagagagagagatgcaagaatAGGTACGAGGGAATTTTTTGCCAAGGTCACCCCAACAGATTCCCACAGACAGACATCAAATGCATTAAGTTTCActacaaacaaaagaaatataccCAATACTACATGATGGAATAAACTAGATTCAAGCTTTCTACTTCTGCCTGCATCATTCCAATTTTCTActttccacccttcccttccctcacatccTCACAAAATCATCTATTCCTATCACTTTCCACACTGTCAACCACATTTagtaaagtttctttattattacacTTGTCATCCTGCTCTTTTCCCATGACATTacaaagcactctctctctctctttccctcttcaatCAATCAGATATGCCATCCCAACACTTGTCACTTTTTATTTATGGCTTCAACACTCACCATCATTCCTTAACCACCCATACTTCCAATCACATCACAAGTACTTCCCATTCTTGATCACTAACCACTGCCAAACAAACCACATTTTCTTGCTCCTCAGTCATTCACAATATCAAGTCTCCTTTCTGATGACAAAGCACATTACAGGTATCAAGTACTTTCCCTAGTCTTTGTCGACATACAATCACATGCCTGACAGGTCTCCTATATGAGAGCACCCCTACCACCAGTCTAGTTTCAAAAACAGCATGAGAGATTCCCAGACATAATCAATGGGGAGCAGCAGACCATGGAGGGGAGTGAGTGTAAACCAGTCAGATCACTTCCAAACAAGAGCATGATGTATTTCACACTCAACACTTCCACTGCTTCACAATTTTTTCCCATAAAGACTTGTGTTATAGTATTTATGTATACAagttcattttctcttattattattattactattgtttaacatttatttattttattcatttattacgtttctcttcattattttgtttacagGCCTTTGTCAGCATTATCCAGCGCACCTAGTCAGTCACATTCACTATATCTTGGATTCTTAATATACTGGAGTTGCTCTATGCAGTGTTTACTGCTTCCTTATCACCTGGACAATCCTTCAATGACCTGTTGTGCCCCTTAGGACATAAAGCAGTACACGAAAATGAATTCATAATATATACATGGATACTATGACACTCAaaatcttttacttatttttgtactaGTTTTTGAAGTTCTGTAgcttagaaaagacaaaattaacatcctactcattattgttttgttctgtCCATGCAAACAATTCTTAGTGCCTTGAATGTTACCAAAGGGCAACCATAGCAGTAAATAggttaaaataaaattattctatataatattCCCTGCAACACAAACCTGTAGTAAAATCCACGTGATTTCTACAACTCAATGAAACGTACatgaatggaatgaaagacAAGTATGTTAAGACCACAtacacagagaaacagacaataGTGAAGACAGGAATAATGGGAGATGATACAGGCAAGACaaaaactgcaataataattacaaaacaGGAAATTATAAGAACTCCATGAGGCATGCTTTAATGGAATGAAAGACAAGTATGTTAAGAATGCACAGAGGAAGAGACAATAATGAAGACAGGAATGATGAGATGATTACAGTATATGAAATTGCAGTAATAGTTATAGAacaaatagtaataacaatggcATGTGGTAATCAATGCAACACAACTATTTTAAAACTTAGAGAAAACcttggaatataaaaaaaagtgatcacATATGAAGATTACTGAGGAAGGGAAATGTACCTTGGGCTCCACAATGTTGATGTGGTCAGGCAGAGGAGTGCGTGGGCCGTTCTTGCCAGTGGGATCCCAGGGCAACATGATCTTCACCTTGATGCCAAGCACACCTGAAGGAGTGGGGAGAAAAACACTCCATGTCAAGCCTTTGCTACACATAATGgttgcctgcctgcttgctttCAAAATTTACTGCTACAATGGCCATAAATCATTACACATCCCAAACTCTAAACTTTTTTGAGAAGCTGCAATTcaatatgcataaaaaaataaataaaataaataaataatttctcCCAAAGAGCTGCTGTGCAGGCAGAGATGAGCTTTTAACAGTGTTGCTAAATTGTTCAAAGAATATTTCTAATAATGACTTCAGCAACAATGACAGAATTATTCATATTAATTACTGAATACATAGCACCATCCTAGAAAATAaccaagataaaaaataatttgtaCCATACAACTATTAAGCATtttacaatgagagagagagagagagaatacactcACCCTGCCTGAGGTGGACATGGCGTACAGCAGTGTCAACGTAGTGGCGGCGCGGCTCTCCAGAGTGGATCATGAGGCCGTCAGTGAACTTCATGCTCTTGGCTCGCTGTCCTCGCAGCTTGCCAGACACTACCACCTCACACCCCTTGGCTCCAGACTCCATGATGAAACGGAGCACACCATAGCACGCACTGGAGGGAGAGGTAATGTGGGTGGCACATTAGTGAGGGTGTGATGGGAAGGCAGGATGGTAAAGATAAGATGTACAGCTGTAGTGCACATAAAAAAAGTACATTCTTGAAAACTAGAAAAGTTAATGATATGGAAAGAATATTCAACATGTGAGAAATAAGAacagaggaaaataagggaaggtgcaaggacCCATCAGCCCTACACATGACAGTTCCTTAATGTGAGATACTGAAACAccgccatacacacacacacacacacacacattcaaatacAACATCTCAATCTTGCTTCAAAAATAATACCCATGACAGGAAGCCACACTCAATACGTGACCACATAACAGAATAACTATAGTACAGGAACCCATAAAGGGCCACAATATAAAACCACATTAATCAATACACAATGCAGTAACATGCCACACTAATTACCGGCGCACAGCGAGGCCTCCAACCAGCTTGTACCGCAGGGACTCAGCCTGAGCAATGGCGCAGAGACCACGCTGAGCCACCTTCTCGGCATAGAGCTCCACAGACCCCTCAGCAAACCCAAACCTCTTCTGCACCAGGGAGGTCAGCTCTCGGATCCTGCGCCCCTTCTCACCTGCCACCAGAAATGTTGACTTTAAGCAGGTGTGTGCAAAAGGCTGGTGAAGCAGCATTCTCAAGTAATTCTTAAGCAATATATTTCTAAGGAGTTaatatgttgttttttttatataaattaatGGAGGGAAAAATTTATCACAAGATATAATATGTATTAAGTTAGCCACACAACATTTTGGAAGAGAAATCAGTGaagttatatatttttcatgctCCATTATTATCACAATACTCTGTTACTCTGTCTACCATGTGACAATCATTTATCATGTTTTCATCATACctctaaaaaaattaaaaaaaaataaaaactgcacATCATTcctacaaaaatatgaatacttagacaaacaaataacaagacACATCATCATGCAAGCAACACTCCAATATTAGACAGTACAGGACAACAGTGAGGCAGCACCG includes:
- the LOC135104264 gene encoding small ribosomal subunit protein uS3-like; protein product: MAAPISKKKKFVKDGVFKAELNRFLTNELAEDGYSGVQVRHTPARTEIIILATRTQNVLGEKGRRIRELTSLVQKRFGFAEGSVELYAEKVAQRGLCAIAQAESLRYKLVGGLAVRRACYGVLRFIMESGAKGCEVVVSGKLRGQRAKSMKFTDGLMIHSGEPRRHYVDTAVRHVHLRQGVLGIKVKIMLPWDPTGKNGPRTPLPDHINIVEPKEEVMPTEPHSENKMEKPVAPPAAAPAPAPVPAE